Proteins found in one Aneurinibacillus uraniidurans genomic segment:
- a CDS encoding thiamine phosphate synthase, with protein MREFHVISTGRQSPEQVVEIVRTIAPYVDVFHLREKQLTARDLYTLGQTLLLEADLPPHKLAINDRLDVAIALGAGTVHLAGHSLSPDIVRSNAPGIRIGVSVHSLGEATAAEAAGADYLLFGHVFPSGSKPGLTPRGTEALRRVAEACTIPVLALGGITSTVLPDIIEAGAMGAAVLSAVMDAAQPAEISKQLYTILRQGVINDENI; from the coding sequence ATGCGTGAATTTCATGTGATCAGCACCGGGAGACAATCACCAGAGCAAGTAGTAGAAATCGTTCGAACCATCGCACCGTATGTGGATGTGTTTCACCTGCGAGAGAAACAGCTGACCGCCCGTGACTTGTATACCCTTGGGCAGACACTTTTGCTCGAAGCAGACCTGCCTCCCCACAAGCTTGCGATAAATGATCGACTCGATGTAGCCATAGCGCTAGGGGCTGGTACGGTTCATCTCGCCGGACATAGTCTCTCCCCTGATATCGTACGTAGCAACGCACCCGGCATACGAATCGGTGTCTCGGTTCACAGCTTAGGAGAAGCTACGGCGGCAGAAGCTGCCGGTGCAGATTATCTTCTTTTCGGGCATGTATTTCCATCTGGCTCCAAGCCAGGACTCACGCCGCGCGGAACAGAAGCGCTGCGGAGAGTAGCAGAAGCTTGTACGATTCCCGTACTTGCACTTGGTGGTATCACTTCAACTGTTCTGCCCGATATCATCGAGGCCGGGGCTATGGGGGCAGCTGTTCTATCTGCCGTGATGGATGCTGCACAGCCTGCTGAGATCAGCAAACAACTCTATACCATTCTGAGACAAGGAGTGATCAACGATGAAAACATATGA